Within the Candidatus Zymogenus saltonus genome, the region TTCTTTATCTCGGCCGAAGAGAAAGAGGGTGTCTGAGATCAACGACGCCATACCTTTGGGATCTGAGAAGGTGGATTCCGCCACAGCATTCTCCCACTCGCCCCCATCGACCCTGCCGTCTACCGTGACACCGGTAATCCTCGGAACTTCAAGCACCCTCCTCATTTTGACGGTCCCCCTGAAATCGTAGCTCCTGTCCCGCCGGTAGGGATAAGTGACCTTGAACCTTGGGAGAGGGTATGGATTATCCTTGAGGCGCGCCGAAAATGCCGCCGTTTTTTTCTCACCCGCCGGTATTTCAACTGTCGCCTCCTTTGGAGAGATCTCCCAGCCTGTGTCCTTCGTCTCCCATTTGATCTCAAACGGCAGGTTTGTCTCTCTGTTATTCTCTATGTCAATCCTCAACTCGCTCTTCTTTTTCGAGGATTCGGTGCCTAAAAAGAGCTCCCCGGGGACAACGTATCTGTCTTCAATCCTGTCGAAAAACTTGAGATCCTCTATCGTAACGAAGTCCGCGGGAAGCTCCTCCTCCCCCTCGAGGGGGACAACCTTTATCGTGAGGTCGTCGTCCTTTATTTCTACCTTGACGCAGCTGTAGAAGTGCCCCTTAATCGATACGTCGTCTTCCATACTCCCGCCTGAGGAGCCGACCATTGTGTAATAAATCCCGTCGTAGAGGCTGGAGCCGTAGCGGTGGAGGTGGCCCGAAAATACGGCGTCGACGCCGTTGGCCGTAAATATCTCGTGGAGCCGGTCGGCCTTTCCCGAGGGGAGCGTTAAATACCAGTAGGGCCTGTGGAGAAAGACGAGGGTCAACCTGGCGTCTCTGTGAGCCTTAAGATCCGCCACGAGCCAATCGATCCTTTCTTCCGGCAGGGAATCGAGCGTCATCCATCGGCCGTTTTCAAAGAGGACGAGGTGGATCCCGTCGTAATCGGTGCTGTAGCTGGTCTCCCTCTTTGTGCGCTTTGACCATATCTTCTCCGAAGCGCCGCTCCAGACGTCGTGGTTTCCGGGAAGGATGAGGAGCCGCCGCCTGATTTTCCTCACGATCCTGAAATACTCGCGCCACTGGGCGTTGATCACCCCCTCGTCCACCGTGTAGCCCTCGATCTGATCCCCGATAGTCACGTAGAGGTCGGGGCGCTCCCCCCTCGCCCCCCTAGATTTCTCGACCACGGCCTCGTATATCCCCTCCCGGTGCCCCGCCGTCCTGTCCCCTAATATGACGATGGTGACATCCCCTTCCTCCCTTGCCGCGGCCGCGGTCGAGCCCGCAGCCGTCAGAATAATGGAAAGGGAGAGTGCGATTCCTATCCCGACCTTTACGGCTCCTTGACGTGCAACGTTTGACCTTCCCCCGGCCCTCTTTTTGGCTGAAAATCTCATAGCCCTGAAAATCATCCCTTTCTCGCCGAGACCCTGTTCCAGTGGAAGAGGGAGACCCCCTCGGGCCTCGCTATCCTCTCCGACAGGATATCGAGGACCCGGTCTATGCTCGCCTCGTCTATATTGCCCCTCTTGACCATCCTCTCCTTTGCTCCCTGGTAGATGTTGAGGGCGTTTGTCATCCACGCCCTGTACCTCTCCGGGTCGTCTTCCGTGTATATCTCCGGTTCGTAGGTCAGGGTTATATCCACCGCCCCGGCCCTCTTGAAGATGTCGAAGAGCTTTCGCCCAATGAAGGGGTCGCCCCCCAGCTCCATCTGGAGGGCGCAGAACTCCCGGCAGACAGCCTCCAATCCATCCACCTCAGGGTGATAGAATACCACCGCCAGGTCGTTCTCCTGGGCCTTGATGAGGCCGCCTTGCTTAACGACGCGAAACATCTCTTTTGCCACGGCGACGGGATCGGGGATGTGCTCCAAGAGGTAGCGGCAGTAGCAGAGGTCGAAGGACTCGTCTTCGAGGCCCGAGCTCAGGACATCCGAGTTTATGAGCGTGAGATTCGGGTTTCCCCCCATCTTTGCGACCGCCTCGTCATACTGGGCCTTCGATATCTCGACACCGGTAATCTGCGCTCCCTTATATCTGCCTGCGATATCCGACATTAGGTCTCCGGTGCCGCAGCCGAAGTCGGCGATCTTCCTGCCGTCAATATTCTCTAAAGACTCGCCCAGGAAGTTGATGAAGGAGCCGTTGGTGATCGAGTTCAGAAGCTTGAGCCTCCCCTGCTCCTGCTTAGCCGTCCCGTGGATGTATCTGTTCTCTTCAGCCAAGATTTTCCTCCTATTTTTTCGCTGTATCATATCATATATGACACTGTGTTTAAAATTTGTTTCCATTTTTGATATTTTATGTATTATAAATTGAAAAAGTTACGATCTTACCTTACAGTTTAGTCGTTTAAAGAGAAGATATTTTATCATAGAAGAGCCATCCCCGAACTTTAAT harbors:
- a CDS encoding metallophosphoesterase, coding for MIFRAMRFSAKKRAGGRSNVARQGAVKVGIGIALSLSIILTAAGSTAAAAREEGDVTIVILGDRTAGHREGIYEAVVEKSRGARGERPDLYVTIGDQIEGYTVDEGVINAQWREYFRIVRKIRRRLLILPGNHDVWSGASEKIWSKRTKRETSYSTDYDGIHLVLFENGRWMTLDSLPEERIDWLVADLKAHRDARLTLVFLHRPYWYLTLPSGKADRLHEIFTANGVDAVFSGHLHRYGSSLYDGIYYTMVGSSGGSMEDDVSIKGHFYSCVKVEIKDDDLTIKVVPLEGEEELPADFVTIEDLKFFDRIEDRYVVPGELFLGTESSKKKSELRIDIENNRETNLPFEIKWETKDTGWEISPKEATVEIPAGEKKTAAFSARLKDNPYPLPRFKVTYPYRRDRSYDFRGTVKMRRVLEVPRITGVTVDGRVDGGEWENAVAESTFSDPKGMASLISDTLFLFGRDKENLYVLASCMADTEDLVINAEGRDGDVFRDDSIGLFISPDPDSGTTYQLFVNPLGVILDRKIEKGKGKKRKADPSWDSGCVAGAYISPKSADGFYQLELKIPLSAFGADPPKLGEEWGINFGRLSARSGELAKWQYHKSIEHSLGRMVFGR
- a CDS encoding methyltransferase domain-containing protein; translated protein: MAEENRYIHGTAKQEQGRLKLLNSITNGSFINFLGESLENIDGRKIADFGCGTGDLMSDIAGRYKGAQITGVEISKAQYDEAVAKMGGNPNLTLINSDVLSSGLEDESFDLCYCRYLLEHIPDPVAVAKEMFRVVKQGGLIKAQENDLAVVFYHPEVDGLEAVCREFCALQMELGGDPFIGRKLFDIFKRAGAVDITLTYEPEIYTEDDPERYRAWMTNALNIYQGAKERMVKRGNIDEASIDRVLDILSERIARPEGVSLFHWNRVSARKG